One genomic window of Desulfobulbaceae bacterium includes the following:
- a CDS encoding class I SAM-dependent methyltransferase: protein MTSIKLPNNESALHFDGERFVPCGDVSDELAMEHLHRYVAAIAFVRGKSVVDIASGEGYGSYILSQAAASVIGVDVDPKAVAHAQARYQNNTLRYLSGSCSSIPCPDSSVDVVVSFETLEHVSEHDEFMAEIKRVLKADGVLLLSTPNIDGYNELRDETNPFHLKELTQEEFKELLGRYFKTFHIGGQAGFFCSSLVFEDSTADRETNHTSFSVFAQDSNGQVSVLKQPPRSAYLIAVASDADIDAPVSSFYEGNIKRNIISALEGGIVERDGWCLDKDTHIHSLNDSIRALQENEKSLLQTNSSLSDKCSALEDDLQNKKVKIDEIEAQLSEYQLHNKKCICSRLVERLRRCCGCSK, encoded by the coding sequence ATGACTAGTATAAAATTACCGAACAATGAATCTGCCCTGCATTTTGATGGTGAGCGCTTTGTTCCTTGTGGTGATGTTTCGGATGAACTGGCAATGGAGCATTTGCATAGATATGTGGCGGCGATAGCTTTTGTTCGAGGCAAATCTGTCGTGGATATTGCCAGTGGTGAGGGTTATGGCAGTTATATTTTGTCTCAGGCGGCTGCAAGTGTGATCGGTGTGGATGTTGATCCAAAAGCTGTCGCTCATGCTCAGGCGCGATATCAGAATAACACTTTAAGGTATCTGTCCGGCAGCTGCAGTTCTATCCCCTGTCCAGATAGTTCCGTTGATGTTGTAGTCAGCTTTGAAACATTGGAACATGTTTCAGAGCATGACGAGTTTATGGCTGAAATCAAGCGGGTTTTGAAGGCTGATGGTGTTCTTTTGCTGTCGACACCAAATATTGATGGCTATAACGAGCTTCGTGATGAGACAAATCCTTTTCATTTAAAAGAGTTAACTCAGGAAGAGTTTAAGGAGTTATTGGGGCGGTATTTCAAGACATTTCATATTGGCGGCCAAGCAGGTTTTTTCTGTTCGTCGCTGGTGTTTGAGGACAGTACGGCTGATAGAGAGACAAACCATACATCCTTTTCAGTATTTGCACAGGATTCTAACGGACAGGTCTCGGTTCTTAAGCAACCGCCAAGATCTGCATATCTCATTGCGGTGGCGTCAGATGCCGATATTGACGCCCCAGTTAGCAGTTTCTACGAAGGAAATATAAAACGCAATATTATCAGCGCCTTAGAGGGTGGGATTGTCGAACGTGATGGTTGGTGTCTGGATAAAGATACCCATATCCACTCCTTGAATGATTCGATCAGGGCACTGCAGGAAAATGAAAAGAGTTTATTGCAGACCAACAGCAGCTTAAGTGATAAGTGCTCTGCTTTAGAGGATGATTTACAAAATAAGAAAGTAAAAATTGACGAAATTGAAGCCCAATTGTCTGAGTATCAATTGCATAATAAAAAGTGTATTTGTTCTCGGTTGGTTGAGAGATTGCGTAGGTGCTGTGGGTGCAGTAAGTAG